A window of Bacteroidia bacterium genomic DNA:
CTGTACATCTTAAATCAGCTTACGAAGGAAAATATTGTGAAATCCGCTACCTTATTCTACCTCCCGGAAAAGATTTAACTGCATTCCTGGCAGATGCAAAATCTAAAATTTGTCTCCAACTTTTCGAAGCACATGAGAGTTTTGTTAAACTACAACCCAGCGAGGGCGATCTTACCAATAAAGCTGATTGGCTAACTACATTTGGTAGTACACAATACGATGATTATCAATTTAAAAAAGATTTCGCGCAGGAATTTACCGATGGAAATGTGGTCATCATGGAAAAGAAAGGAAAGGCCAGAATCGTTGTTATGATTTTAAGAAACAAGGACAATTATGCTTGCGATGACCTTTCTCCGGAATTGTTTTATTCATTGACATTTTAACCTTTTGGGCTTAGGATTGGCTCAGTTCTTAAAAGCCTACCTGCTTCATTACTTGTTTCTGCTTTTTCGGTAGTTCTTGAATTTCATTCTGCTACAGATTTGCAAACAGTATAATTGAACCTTGCTGATAAAATTGATACTTTTGTTCATGCAGTTTGGAAAACTACAAATCAGGAAGGTAATTTTGTTTTTTGTTCTTTTCGCCTGGATAAAAATTGCCAATTCCCAACCGTTGTTAGCGGAAGGACAATTGGAGCGGGTTTTATCTTTTCCCTCGGCATACCTGGATTCACAACAATTCGATGTTTGGCTTCCTCCTTACTTTAATCCGAACGATCAACATAGTTTGCTTTTTATGTTGGATGGACAAATGCTTTTCGACTCTACTGAAACCTGGAACCATCAATGCTGGGATGTAGATGAAACTACCGGTCGTCTCATAAATGAGGATTCTATTTCACCGGTTATTATTGTTGCCATTTATAGTCAGTGGCAAACTCGCAGAGCCAACTACTTTCCCCAACTTCCTTATGAATCCCTCAACCAGATAGAAAAAGATTCGGTGCAAGCTCAATTTAAACGCACCAATTTGGCTCCAAATGGATTTAAGCCAAATTCAGATAACTTCTTAAAATTCATTTCTCAGGAATTGTATCCTTACATTACCTCCCGATATCCGGTTTACAAAGATCCGGCACATACTTTTATTGCAGGAAGTTCGATGGGGGGATTAATTTCCATGTATGCCCTTTGTCAATATCCGGAAATTTTCGGTGGTGCAGCTTGTATCTCTACGCATTGGCCCGGTGGACATACCATGGAGTTCAATCCTTTACCCAAGGCTTTCTTTTCATACCTTCAAAATCACCTTCCAAACCCGGCTAACCATAAAATTTATTTCGATTGCGGCGATCAAACACTAGACGCCTACTATCCGCCTTTCCAACGTCAGGTAGATGAAATTGTTAAACAAAAGGGTTATACTTCTGCCAATTGGTTAACACGGTATTGCCCCGGACAAGCGCACGACGAAAAAGCCTGGAAGTCTAGATTAAACGGAGTACTTCGCTTTTTAATGGCAAAAGCCAATTAAGGGAATAGGGTTGAATTACTTCCGCTCTTCCAATTGATACATCCAAATAATGGAAAAGAAACAGGGTAGGGCCAGCATCCAATTATATGGGTAAGGAATTGCCCATGCTAATGCCAATGAAGCGGAAAGCCTCAACCATTCTATCCATTTCCAACCCAAAAATCTTGGAAAACCTTGATTGCAAAATCCCGCAAACAGACTAAGACCCACGAGCCAGTTAAGTGATTTTGCCAAGTTTAAATCGATTTGAAAAAATAGGGAACTCCACCCAATCAGGTGAATGAACTGAAACATGGTGTAATAGAAATGGCCGGATATTACCCGGGTTTGATTTGTAGAAGCGGTTGATACTTTTACACCTGCTCCTTGGGGAGGTGCAAACCACCACTTTACCTTGTTTCTTAAGCCTTTTTGGTTGGTACTTTCTTTCCAAAGTTCCATAAAACGTGCCGTATTGAGGTAAATTAAGTTGCTCCGGTTACGCGTGGCGGTAATTCCATAAACTACCTTTTCGTTCTCGGGTTGAAAGGTGCCAAACAACCGATCCCAAACAATTAAGACAATTCCAAAATTTTTGTCGAGGTATTGCGGGTTTTTGCCATGGTGCACCCGGTGGTGGTCGGGAGCTGCCAGTATTAAATTCAATGGCCCGAAATTTCGTATGACTTCAGTATGAATTAACAGGGTGTAAAATGCAGAAACCAGGGAAATTATTAAAAGCATTTCCGGAGAAATTCCAAGCAAGGCAAGCGGTAGGTTAAACTTAGATTTAATGAAACCATCCAACCAGTGATTTCTGGGGGTTACGGTCATATTCATTTCTTCTGCTTGGTGATGCATTTCATGGATGGCCCAAAGTAGGTTTACTCGATGAGCTGCATAATGCTCACAATACCCAATAAAGTCAATTAATAAAAATGCCACCAACCAATGGTACCACTGATTTTTAAATTCGAAAAGATGGAAATAATGGTAAACCAATCCGTATCCGGAAAACAACAGCGATTTGAGCAAAACCTCTTTAAAAAGCTGTTCGGTAAATAATTGACTTAGGTTGGTGAAGGAGTTGCTTAGGTTAAGTTTCCAATTGGATTTTCGGTGGGCCAAGGCATTCAGAACCAGGGATGCAAGTAAAATTCCTATCAGGTAAGGATAGGTTTTTTCAAAAATCAACAGGTGTTCATTTCCTTGCATAAAAGTTGGCTAATGTAAGTGGGAATTGCCTTTAGTAGCATGAAATTGGAAAGTTCATCCAGTCTGAATTTTAGTTTGTAATGCTGGTAGCTTGGAATATGGAAGCTTGAATGCTTACTATTGGAAGGTCGGAGTGCCTCGGGCAAGGATAGAGGCAGTCTAGCCCACAGGACAACGAAGGCGCTAGCCGAGTTGGACGAGGACTAGCGCCGAAAGCCTGACCCGACCGCCTTGCATGGTTATTGGTTGACCAGGAATATTTTGGGCGGGAGGGGGCCCGCCAAAACATTAAAAATAAAATTGATTTAAAGCTAAAACAAGTGCCTTACTTAATGCGATAAAATTCGCTTAAGCTGTTTCAAATACACCGATTCGGCTTTGTTTTTTCCTTCAAAGGCCTCGGCAATTTTTAGAGATGTATCATAGATATGTTTGCGCATTCCTGCATCAATTAATTTGGAATGTTCATGTAAATAGTCCTGAAAATCGCTTAGAATATCTTCCGAATCAATTTGATTGGCTTCCATCCAGTCGAAAACAATTTCTATTTGAAAGGCCGAATCGGTGCCAAATTCATCGGTATGTTTCTCAAAAGGTACCCATTCGTCTCTTACAACCTGGCGAAGTTTTTTGACTTCTTCGCTTCGTACATGCCGATCTGATGCAGCAATTCCGTAAAATAGTTTGCCCAATTCCTGGTATAAATGAAGGTAAGTTCTAGTTGAATTTTCCATGACTATAAAGGTTTATATAAATGTTTAAATCGTTTAAAAAAGGCTTTTTCCAATGACTCCTGATGTTGGGGATGAGCTATAGAAATTAAGGCTCTGGACCGTTGTTCGAGGTTCATACCGAACAAGTTAACAGATCCGTATTCTGTTACAACCCAATGAATATGTCCGCGGGTGGTAACTACTCCGGCACCTTCATTCAAATTGGGCACAATGCGCGACAATCCTTTGTTGGTGGTGGAAGGAATGGCAATTATAGGTTTGCCTCCATCCGATAAGGCAGCTCCACGTATAAAATCCATTTGTCCGCCAATACCCGAATATTGGTAAGTGCCAATGGAATCAGAGCAAACCTGTCCGGTTAAGTCAATTTCAATGGCACTGTTGATGGCGGTAACTTTCGGATTAAGACAGATAATTCGGGGGTCGTTAACATAGGCAATGTCCAAGGCCAATACGATAGGGTTATCATTTACAAATTCGTACAATTGGTTGGTTCCCATCATAAAACCGGTTACACA
This region includes:
- a CDS encoding esterase codes for the protein MQFGKLQIRKVILFFVLFAWIKIANSQPLLAEGQLERVLSFPSAYLDSQQFDVWLPPYFNPNDQHSLLFMLDGQMLFDSTETWNHQCWDVDETTGRLINEDSISPVIIVAIYSQWQTRRANYFPQLPYESLNQIEKDSVQAQFKRTNLAPNGFKPNSDNFLKFISQELYPYITSRYPVYKDPAHTFIAGSSMGGLISMYALCQYPEIFGGAACISTHWPGGHTMEFNPLPKAFFSYLQNHLPNPANHKIYFDCGDQTLDAYYPPFQRQVDEIVKQKGYTSANWLTRYCPGQAHDEKAWKSRLNGVLRFLMAKAN
- a CDS encoding sterol desaturase family protein, producing MQGNEHLLIFEKTYPYLIGILLASLVLNALAHRKSNWKLNLSNSFTNLSQLFTEQLFKEVLLKSLLFSGYGLVYHYFHLFEFKNQWYHWLVAFLLIDFIGYCEHYAAHRVNLLWAIHEMHHQAEEMNMTVTPRNHWLDGFIKSKFNLPLALLGISPEMLLIISLVSAFYTLLIHTEVIRNFGPLNLILAAPDHHRVHHGKNPQYLDKNFGIVLIVWDRLFGTFQPENEKVVYGITATRNRSNLIYLNTARFMELWKESTNQKGLRNKVKWWFAPPQGAGVKVSTASTNQTRVISGHFYYTMFQFIHLIGWSSLFFQIDLNLAKSLNWLVGLSLFAGFCNQGFPRFLGWKWIEWLRLSASLALAWAIPYPYNWMLALPCFFSIIWMYQLEERK